The following coding sequences lie in one Chanos chanos chromosome 4, fChaCha1.1, whole genome shotgun sequence genomic window:
- the cep68 gene encoding centrosomal protein of 68 kDa has translation MALEVDRAISETRYQMEQRNSGRWKTKIPGFVRSGQTRPHTQSTDEDFRKTPGQERDGNKKTVTMALTSRYMTGRSQYIVRKPLIGPEPQTSILKNPITQECSEREGSTSNIPIPRYNKLRENSRKQSDKDCPDGASKTSPSVSREDPDTMLHLSDLQLSPSYEDPISGSVLPGSTSSLSSPLDIQSLTVPLSPKWASTQRPHTHSYSAPSVPSRKTKMLDTRVGDSLLNTVSSFSYSKNHRTSLKRMSPYQASYWACAIPSSQPPSPDRKSPNWDPDKEYLALLDYTYPLRPNATSTLGLSEFGSLLRTDPLLLDSGIELDRFCSSSSLSGLDQSLNVTWRGRGSPGRGQRSLELQGLNQRELSYSKSSDARLSSSLFSSVEQVGLSVDSLDSEGRLGRQWLPYRKLGIFSTSKSPPTVIPSTRVLPSPRTVGEWDEEFLRLPEQLKELQVLSQQLRDITAQVSQPVTASWESLDRETASGSSLAAQAEKRMAQGDEVDEEQRAGEGEEGGPVCEAHLEGVQLSGEVKKFDTSLGMISREVNTESLREVETIMDQLSGDLQSEFQRKTQMDKADMETRESLMQHIQEFCSNLQKLIEWLYKVVEKMEVLSPPTVDIESVKASLADYKNFQKDVHAHQPLTAAVLQTGEMLLQVMNSTSPALKETLVLIEKQSHALEMHSEHLFSSILSAMDSLTEPGLQCSQTVGE, from the exons ATGGCGCTGGAAGTTGACAGAGCCATTTCAGAGACTCGCTATCAGATGGAACAGAGGAACAGTGGGAGGTGGAAGACGAAAATCCCTGGGTTCGTTCGCAGTGGCCAGACTcgacctcacacacagagcaccgATGAAGACTTCAGAAAAACTCCAGGCCAGGAGAGGGATGGTAACAAGAAAACAGTCACTATGGCCCTTACATCCAGGTATATGACAGGGAGAAGTCAGTACATTGTGAGAAAGCCACTGATTGGTCCAGAGCCACAGACCTCCATCCTGAAGAATCCAATCACACAAGAATGCTCTGAAAGG GAGGGAAGTACCAGCAATATACCTATACCACGGTACAACAAATTAAGGGAGAATTCCAGGAAACAATCAGACAAAGACTGTCCAGATGGTGCCAGCAAAACTTCTCCCTCAGTTTCCAGGGAAGACCCAGATACCATGTTACACTTATCAGACCTGCAGCTATCCCCATCTTACGAGGATCCCATCTCTGGTTCCGTGTTACCGGGCAGCACGTCCAGCCTCTCTAGTCCATTAGACATTCAGAGCCTCACAGTACCATTAAGCCCCAAATGGGCTTCCACTCAACGACCTCATACCCACTCCTACAGTGCCCCTTCAGTGCCCTCCAGAAAGACCAAAATGCTGGATACCAGGGTGGGAGATTCACTCCTAAACACAGTCTCATCTTTTAGTTACAGTAAGAACCATCGGACCAGTCTGAAGCGCATGTCTCCATATCAGGCCAGTTACTGGGCCTGTGCCATCCCCAGTTCCCAGCCCCCCTCCCCAGACCGCAAGTCCCCCAACTGGGACCCTGACAAAGAGTACCTGGCCCTCCTGGATTACACCTACCCCCTTAGACCAAATGCCACGAGCACCTTGGGATTGTCCGAGTTTGGGTCTTTATTGCGGACTGATCCTCTGTTGCTGGACTCAGGTATCGAGCTGGATAGGTTCTGCAGCTCTTCGAGTCTCTCCGGTCTGGACCAGTCCCTGAACGTAacctggagagggagaggcagtcCGGgtagaggtcaaaggtcattgGAATTACAGGGTCTGAACCAAAGGGAACTCTCCTACTCCAAGTCGTCGGATGCCAGGCTGTCTAGTAGCCTGTTCTCCTCAGTGGAGCAGGTTGGTTTGTCAGTGGACAGCCTTGACAGCGAGGGGAGACTGGGCCGGCAGTGGCTCCCTTACCGCAAACTCGGTATCTTCTCCACGTCCAAGTCTCCTCCAACTGTCATTCCGTCCACACGTGTCCTGCCTAGTCCAAGGACAGTGGGGGAATGGGATGAGGAATTCTTACGACTGCCTGAACAGCTGAAAGAACTGCAGGTTCTCTCACAGCAGCTGAGGGACATTACTGCTCAGGTCAGCCAACCAGTCACAGCCAGCTGGGAATCTCTCGACAGGGAAACAGCCTCGGGAAGCTCATTGGCAGCACAGGCAGAGAAACGGATGGCACAGGGAGACGAGGTTGATGAAGAGCAAAGGGCGGGAGAAGGGGAAGAAGGGGGACCAGTATGCGAGGCTCATCTTGAAGGTGTTCAGCTTTCAGGGGAAGTGAAAAAGTTTGACACCTCATTAGGGATGATCAGCAGGGAGGTGAACACAGAGAGTCTGAGGGAGGTGGAGACCATTATGGACCAGCTGAGTGGAGATTTGCAGTCAGAgtttcagaggaaaacacagatgGATAAGGCCGATATGGAAACGAGAGAGTCCCTCATGCAGCATATTCAG GAGTTCTGTTCAAACCTACAGAAGCTGATTGAATGGCTTTACAAAGTGGTGGAGAAGATGGAGGTCTTGTCTCCTCCCACAGTGGACATTGAGAGTGTCAAAGCGTCTCTGGCTGACTACAAG AATTTCCAGAAGGATGTCCATGCCCACCAGCCTCTGACTGCTGCTGTCCTGCAGACAGGAGAAATGCTTCTGCAGGTCATGAACTCGACTTCTCCGG cCCTGAAGGAGACATTGGTGCTAATAGAGAAGCAGTCACATGCCCTGGAGATGCATTCTGAGCACCTGTTCTCCTCTATTCTCTCAGCCATGGACAGCCTGACAGAACCAGGCCTCCAGTGCAGCCAGACTGTGGGTGAGTAA
- the rab1ab gene encoding ras-related protein Rab-1A, with the protein MNPEYDYLFKLLLIGDSGVGKSCLLLRFADDTYTESYISTIGVDFKIRTIELDGKTIKLQIWDTAGQERFRTITSSYYRGAHGIIVVYDVTDQESFNNVKQWLQEIDRYASENVNKLLVGNKCDLTTKKVVDYTTAKEFADSLGIPFLETSAKNATNVEQAFMTMAAEIKKRMGPGATAGGSEKSNVKIQSTPVKPASGGCC; encoded by the exons TGATTATTTATTCAAGCTGCTGCTGATTGGAGACTCTGGAGTTGGAAAATCCTGTCTTCTCCTCCGGTTTGCC GATGACACATACACTGAAAGCTACATTAGCACTATTGGCGTGGACTTCAAAATCAGGACTATAGAGCTAGACGGAAAGACCATCAAACTTCAGATT TGGGACACGGCAGGGCAGGAGCGGTTTCGCACCATCACCTCTAGCTACTACAGAGGAGCACATGGCATCATCGTAGTTTATGACGTTACAGACCAG GAGTCCTTCAATAATGTTAAACAGTGGCTACAGGAGATCGACCGCTACGCCAGTGAAAACGTGAACAAGTTATTGGTTGGCAACAAATGTGACTTGACAACAAAGAAAGTGGTTGACTACACAACAGCAAAG GAATTTGCAGACTCCTTGGGCATCCCGTTCTTGGAAACCAGTGCTAAGAATGCCACTAATGTGGAGCAGGCCTTTATGACCATGGCGGCGGAGATAAAGAAGAGGATGGGTCCAGGGGCCACAGCCGGAGGCTCGGAGAAGTCGAACGTCAAGATTCAGAGCACTCCTGTGAAGCCGGCCTCTGGGGGCTGCTGCTGA